The Salvelinus sp. IW2-2015 linkage group LG31, ASM291031v2, whole genome shotgun sequence genome window below encodes:
- the LOC111956127 gene encoding chloride intracellular channel protein 1-like isoform X1 — MSDEDRLQVELFVKAGSDGQSIGNCPFSQRLFMVLWLKGVTFNVTTVDMKRKPDILKDLAPGAQPPFLLYGTEVKTDTNKIEEFLEENLSPPKYPRLASRSPESNTAGLDVFSKFSAYIKNSNPQLHDHLEKGLLKALKKLDDYLGSPLPDEIDENSADDVTSSSRPFLDGQVLTLADCNLLPKLNIVKVVCLKYRXFSIPKSLSNLWRYLDAAYAREEFSSTCPNDTEIHIAYSAVAKALK, encoded by the exons ATGAGTGACGAAGATAGACTTCAAGTTGAACTTTTTGTTAAG GCAGGCAGTGATGGCCAGAGCATTGGCAACTGTCCATTCTCCCAGCGTCTCTTCATGGTGCTGTGGCTTAAAGGAGTCACTTTCAACGTCACCACCGTGGACATGAAGAG GAAACCAGACATCCTTAAGGACCTGGCCCCTGGCGCTCAGCCCCCCTTCCTGCTCTACGGGACGGAGGTGAAAACCGACACCAACAAGATAGAAGAGTTCCTGGAGGAGAACCTGTCCCCTCCAAA GTACCCACGCCTGGCATCCAGGAGCCCTGAGTCTAACACAGCCGGCCTAGACGTGTTCTCCAAGTTCTCAGCCTACATCAAGAATTCAAACCCCCAGCTCCATGACC ACCTAGAGAAAGGCTTGCTCAAGGCCCTGAAGAAGCTAGACGACTACCTTGGCTCCCCACTTCCTGACGAGATTGACGAGAATAGCGCTGATGATGTCACTTCCTCCTCCCGTCCCTTCCTGGATGGGCAGGTCCTCACTCTGGCCGACTGCAACTTGCTTCCCAAGCTGAACATTGTCAAG GTGGTGTGTCTGAAGTATCGCARTTTCTCCATCCCTAAGTCTCTCTCCAACCTGTGGCGGTACCTGGACGCTGCGTACGCCCGCGAGGAGTTCTCCTCTACCTGCCCCAACGACACAGAGATACACATCGCCTACTCAGCCGTGGCTAAAGCACTTAAGTAG
- the LOC111956127 gene encoding chloride intracellular channel protein 1-like isoform X2, with the protein MVLWLKGVTFNVTTVDMKRKPDILKDLAPGAQPPFLLYGTEVKTDTNKIEEFLEENLSPPKYPRLASRSPESNTAGLDVFSKFSAYIKNSNPQLHDHLEKGLLKALKKLDDYLGSPLPDEIDENSADDVTSSSRPFLDGQVLTLADCNLLPKLNIVKVVCLKYRXFSIPKSLSNLWRYLDAAYAREEFSSTCPNDTEIHIAYSAVAKALK; encoded by the exons ATGGTGCTGTGGCTTAAAGGAGTCACTTTCAACGTCACCACCGTGGACATGAAGAG GAAACCAGACATCCTTAAGGACCTGGCCCCTGGCGCTCAGCCCCCCTTCCTGCTCTACGGGACGGAGGTGAAAACCGACACCAACAAGATAGAAGAGTTCCTGGAGGAGAACCTGTCCCCTCCAAA GTACCCACGCCTGGCATCCAGGAGCCCTGAGTCTAACACAGCCGGCCTAGACGTGTTCTCCAAGTTCTCAGCCTACATCAAGAATTCAAACCCCCAGCTCCATGACC ACCTAGAGAAAGGCTTGCTCAAGGCCCTGAAGAAGCTAGACGACTACCTTGGCTCCCCACTTCCTGACGAGATTGACGAGAATAGCGCTGATGATGTCACTTCCTCCTCCCGTCCCTTCCTGGATGGGCAGGTCCTCACTCTGGCCGACTGCAACTTGCTTCCCAAGCTGAACATTGTCAAG GTGGTGTGTCTGAAGTATCGCARTTTCTCCATCCCTAAGTCTCTCTCCAACCTGTGGCGGTACCTGGACGCTGCGTACGCCCGCGAGGAGTTCTCCTCTACCTGCCCCAACGACACAGAGATACACATCGCCTACTCAGCCGTGGCTAAAGCACTTAAGTAG